The following DNA comes from Candidatus Hydrogenedentota bacterium.
CCGGAGGGCCGCAAAAAACTGCTCGCGAGCGTCAAGTACTTCAACCGTAACGCCCAGCTTTCGAAAGAAACCCACCACCTGTTCGGGTTCCCCTTCGCGCATCAGCCCGTTTTCGACAAAGACCGTCCTCAAACGATTCCCCAAGGCGCGGTGGCCCAGCATCGTAACCGTTGACGAATCGACCCCACCTGACAGCGCATTGATGGCCGTGCCTTCCCCGACATCCGATTGGATCTCCCGGACCTTCTCATTGATGAACTGTTCCGTATCGAGTTCCTGCGCCGTGATTTCCTTAATCATAGGTGACCTGCTCCCTTTTGAGGTTACCGCCTTTGGTGTGAGTCGTCCCGCGCAAGAGTCCTGACGTTCGCGCCCTCAGCCGCCCCTGACGACCCCACCCCGCCCAAACCGCCAAAACACGACTGAGCCCATCAACGCTACTCCAAGGGGCTGGAAAACATCAACCGGGGCTGTCCAACCATTCGGACAGCCGCAAATCGAGCCTTCGGCGGCGAGTCACGATGCGCGTTGATTATAGTGTTCTCCGGGGTCTAACATTTCCGCATTCCGAAACGATGGGGGGATGGAACGAGTTATGAGCACGGCCAGGAAAATCACCTTTGACATGGACAAGTATCTAGCCGAGCAATCGTCGGAGATTCTCAACCGAGTCCGAAGATTCAACAACAAACTCTATTTGGAGTTCGGCGGGAAATTGATCTTCGACTACCACGCATCCAGGGTGTTGCCCAACTTCGATCCGAACGTGAAGGTGCGATTGCTCCAACAGTTCAAAGACAAGACGGACATTATTCTCTGCATTCATGCCGGGGATATCGACCACAGGAAGATACGCGCTGACTTTGGCATCACTTATGACGTGGATGTGCTCAAACTGATCGATGATTTGCGCGGGCAATGGCAGCTGGAAATCACGGCCATTGTCATCACGCGGTACGAGGATCAACCCTCGGCTCAGTTATTCAAGGATAGACTCGAACGGCGGAATCTCAAGGTATACACCCATCGTGCCACAAGAGGGTACCCCACCGACGTAGATATCATCGTCAGCGACGAAGGTTATGGACGCAATACCTATATTGAAACCACCCGTCCGCTGGTGGTGGTGGCCGGCCCTGGTCCTGGAAGCGGCAAACTGGGTACATGCCTTTCCCAGCTGTACCACGAACACAACCGCGGCGTGCAAGCCGGGTACGCCAAGTTCGAGACATTCCCCATCTGGAACCTGCCCCTGAAGCATCCGGTGAACATGGCCTATGAAGCTGCCACGGCGGATCTCAAAGACGTCAACCTGATCGACCCATTTCATTTAGAGGCATATGAAGAGACCGCGGTCAATTACAATCGCGACGTGGAAGCATTCCCCGTCCTGAAGCGCATTCTAGAGAAAATCATGGGCACGGAATCCTGCTACCGTTCCCCGACTGACATGGGAGTCAATCGAGTCGGTTTCGGCATTGTAAACGAAGAGGCCGTCCGTGAGGCAGCCACACAGGAAGTAATCCGCAGAGTACTGCGGTACCGCTGTGAATACATGATGGGTTTGACGACGCGGGAAACGGTCGAACGGGTCGAATTGATCATGAATGAACTCGGGGTGCAGATAGAAGACCGGCGCGTGGTTCGTCCGGCAAGGGATGCCGCCAAACGGGCGGAGTCCGAGAAGAAAGGCCATGAAGGCGTCTATTGCGGGAACGCGATTGAACTTAAAGACGGAACGATAATAACGGGCAACAACTCATCCCTCATGCATGCTGCCGCCAGCGCGGTTCTGAACGCCACAAAACACCTTGCGGGGATTCCCGACAAGATCCATCTGATCTCCCCGAACATTATCGAAGCCATCGGCAACATGAAGAAAGACATCAAAGACGGCAAGAGTATCAGTCTTAACCTTGAGGAGGCCCTGATCGCCGTAGGTGCGTCTGCTCCCTTCAACAGCGCGGCCCAACTAGCCATCGAACAGCTGGGGAACCTCCGCGGCTGCGACATGCACAGCACACACATTCCAACGCCCGGCGACGAAGCAGGTTTACGAACGGTGGGCCTCCATTTGACCAGTGACCCGTTTTTCTCGACCGATAACCTCTATGTCGTTTGATTGCGCGTTCCGAAAATGTCTGCCGTGGGTTAAGGTCCATGCGGCACTCCGGCGATGCGTAACGCCAAAGTAAACGCTGCGACGCCCATCAATCGATAAAAACAGGACAATATCGAGGTTTTTGAACCGGGTTCTCCGCACAGTGAGGAAATCGGCCGAAACGGTCTGCTTTGCATGATTCTTCGGCGCCAACATAGAGAGTGGTACTGTTTGCGCGTACAGGCCATAGGCCGCGTGTACTGTCTTGACCCTCAGATATCTGTGACAGAGCGCTTTGACGACTACAAGAGGTACCGTAATTGGTGCGACCCTGCCGTGTGAATGCGTACACGGCTGGGCATGTTCCGAGGCCGGCGATTGACACCTTCCGGCGGCGGGTATAGGATGCTGTTTGACCTCTCGCCTGAGTAGGCCAAGGAGAAGCCAGACATGACCGCCAGCGCAAGAATCGCCGCGGGAACGTTGTTGCTCCTATGTCCAATGATCTTCTTGGCGTGCCCGGGCACGACCGGCCCGGAGGCTGCCTTCAACGGAGGGCCCCGCTCCGGTCCCGCGCCGCTGTCCGTTCAATTCACCGACGAGTCCGATGAAGGAGCGGCGCAGATAACGGCATGGCTATGGGATTTCGGCGACGGCCAGACAAGCACCCTCCAGCATCCTGTCCATGTCTATCAAACGCCGGGAAGCTATACCGTTTCATTGACCGTGACCACGTCTGAAGGCGGGGATGTCTTGGTTGAAGATGATTTCATTGAGGTGACCGGTGGGGAAGACGAGTTGAATGTGCCGATCTCCTACAACGTGTCGCCATCCCATCCGTTGGCGCATGTGCAAACTTGGGCCTATGTCATCCAGGACCAGACGGCGGGCGACAAGATCGCGCGCCTCGCCGCCAGCGAGTACGATCTCATTGTGATTGATGACCCGCGCACCTTCATGGACGAGGAGTCGTATGATGCGGCGGCCGATGTGGCTGCCCTGC
Coding sequences within:
- a CDS encoding DUF1846 domain-containing protein; amino-acid sequence: MSTARKITFDMDKYLAEQSSEILNRVRRFNNKLYLEFGGKLIFDYHASRVLPNFDPNVKVRLLQQFKDKTDIILCIHAGDIDHRKIRADFGITYDVDVLKLIDDLRGQWQLEITAIVITRYEDQPSAQLFKDRLERRNLKVYTHRATRGYPTDVDIIVSDEGYGRNTYIETTRPLVVVAGPGPGSGKLGTCLSQLYHEHNRGVQAGYAKFETFPIWNLPLKHPVNMAYEAATADLKDVNLIDPFHLEAYEETAVNYNRDVEAFPVLKRILEKIMGTESCYRSPTDMGVNRVGFGIVNEEAVREAATQEVIRRVLRYRCEYMMGLTTRETVERVELIMNELGVQIEDRRVVRPARDAAKRAESEKKGHEGVYCGNAIELKDGTIITGNNSSLMHAAASAVLNATKHLAGIPDKIHLISPNIIEAIGNMKKDIKDGKSISLNLEEALIAVGASAPFNSAAQLAIEQLGNLRGCDMHSTHIPTPGDEAGLRTVGLHLTSDPFFSTDNLYVV